A DNA window from Comamonas fluminis contains the following coding sequences:
- a CDS encoding GbsR/MarR family transcriptional regulator, with product MQLSPIAERFVHHWGDMGNAWGVNRTVAQIHALLFFHGRPLNADEICDTLGAARSNVSNSLKELLNWNLVRVSRKSGDRREYFETSADVWELLRTIVRERKQREFDPTSALLRELIAQPEFEQETPDTQDRVHETLRLMDSMGVWTDEMLRLSPATLDKILRLGASVQRFVRGTGKDGDKA from the coding sequence ATGCAACTGAGTCCTATCGCCGAACGTTTTGTGCACCACTGGGGAGACATGGGCAATGCCTGGGGCGTGAACCGCACCGTGGCACAAATCCACGCCCTGCTGTTCTTCCATGGCCGCCCGCTCAACGCCGATGAAATCTGCGACACCCTGGGCGCGGCACGCTCCAACGTCAGCAACAGCCTCAAAGAGCTGCTGAACTGGAACCTGGTTCGAGTCAGCCGCAAAAGCGGTGATCGGCGCGAGTATTTCGAAACCTCGGCCGATGTGTGGGAGCTGCTGCGCACCATTGTGCGAGAGCGCAAGCAGCGTGAATTCGACCCCACCAGCGCCCTGCTGCGCGAGCTGATTGCCCAGCCCGAGTTCGAGCAGGAAACACCTGACACGCAAGACCGCGTGCACGAGACCTTGCGCCTGATGGATTCCATGGGCGTGTGGACCGACGAGATGCTGCGCCTGTCGCCCGCCACTCTGGACAAAATTTTGCGCCTGGGCGCCAGCGTGCAAAGGTTTGTGAGAGGCACAGGCAAAGACGGCGACAAAGCCTGA
- a CDS encoding NAD-dependent epimerase/dehydratase family protein, translated as MRVLICGGTGFLGKHIVSALTQLGHDPVVRSRHSSPALDFGQCITPEPWLEHLQGIGAVINAVGALRDRPDQDLQTLHMKAPAALFDACTQAGIQRVVQVSALGVDKGDTLYATTKRAADDYLLALGQLGQLNPVVVRPSIIFGAGGASSKLFLMLANLPLLPLPAVMRSAHIQPVAVRDLAEVLAKMAISDTPSGVVEIGGPQPVSIERFIASLRMQMQYGPAKVRLLPDWVSSASARLGDRLPWMPWCSEAAALLENDNITDPQTLATLLGREPVDISQMLNTLPNWGSRHA; from the coding sequence ATGCGCGTTCTGATCTGCGGCGGCACCGGCTTTCTGGGCAAACACATCGTCAGCGCCCTCACCCAGTTGGGGCACGACCCCGTGGTGCGCAGCCGCCACTCCAGCCCTGCACTGGACTTTGGCCAATGCATCACCCCCGAGCCATGGCTTGAGCATTTGCAAGGTATCGGCGCCGTCATCAATGCCGTCGGCGCCTTGCGCGACCGGCCCGATCAGGACTTGCAAACCCTGCACATGAAAGCCCCCGCTGCGCTGTTCGATGCCTGCACGCAGGCAGGCATCCAGCGTGTGGTGCAGGTTTCGGCGCTGGGCGTGGACAAGGGTGACACCCTGTATGCCACCACCAAGCGCGCGGCCGATGACTACCTGCTGGCACTGGGACAACTGGGCCAGCTCAACCCCGTGGTGGTGCGCCCCAGCATCATCTTTGGCGCTGGTGGTGCCAGCAGCAAGCTGTTTTTGATGCTGGCCAACCTGCCCCTGCTGCCATTGCCTGCCGTCATGCGCAGCGCCCATATCCAGCCTGTGGCGGTGCGTGATCTGGCGGAGGTCCTGGCAAAAATGGCGATCTCTGACACGCCCAGCGGCGTGGTCGAAATCGGCGGCCCCCAACCCGTTTCCATCGAACGCTTTATCGCCAGCCTGCGCATGCAGATGCAATACGGCCCGGCCAAAGTTCGCCTGCTTCCTGACTGGGTCAGCAGCGCCAGCGCCAGGCTGGGTGACCGGCTGCCCTGGATGCCCTGGTGCAGCGAAGCCGCTGCGCTGCTGGAAAACGACAACATCACCGACCCGCAAACCCTGGCCACCCTGCTGGGGCGCGAGCCGGTGGATATCAGCCAGATGCTGAACACCTTGCCAAACTGGGGCAGCCGGCATGCCTGA
- a CDS encoding DoxX-like family protein, whose product MPDTPRNTGALRAMHFSLVIIWLGTALVSALDYFGLSGLNHEGARLLADGGISSTQWQALLIWSGLLADLLIGIALLLRPARASYLAALVLMCAMTVVGTVLQPALWLHPLGPLLKNLPIAAMLWFLLQVNTSSFSERES is encoded by the coding sequence ATGCCTGACACCCCTCGCAACACCGGCGCGCTGCGCGCCATGCATTTCAGCTTGGTCATCATCTGGCTGGGCACTGCACTGGTCAGCGCGCTGGACTATTTCGGTCTCTCGGGTCTGAACCATGAAGGCGCACGCCTGCTGGCCGATGGTGGAATTTCCAGCACGCAGTGGCAAGCATTGCTGATCTGGTCAGGCCTGCTGGCCGATTTGCTCATTGGCATCGCCCTGCTGCTGCGCCCGGCCCGCGCCAGCTATCTGGCAGCGCTGGTGCTGATGTGCGCCATGACCGTGGTGGGCACCGTGCTGCAGCCCGCGCTGTGGCTGCACCCGCTGGGGCCGCTGCTCAAAAACCTGCCCATTGCCGCCATGCTGTGGTTCTTGCTGCAGGTCAATACTTCCTCATTCAGCGAGCGTGAATCATGA
- a CDS encoding DUF2269 family protein has product MNTYLLLKMTHILSSVLLVGTGLGSAFYMFFANRSGSVPAQAVVSRLVVRADWWFTTPCIFIQPITGIAMAHMAGWPLTTPWLALSLGLYVLAGICWLPVVWLQIRMAAIAAAAHTQNQPLPRLYQHYQLRWEALGYPAFIAMAGTYYLMVNKPVLWG; this is encoded by the coding sequence ATGAATACCTATCTGCTGCTCAAGATGACCCATATCCTCTCCAGCGTGCTGCTGGTGGGCACCGGGCTGGGGTCGGCTTTTTATATGTTCTTTGCTAACCGCAGCGGCTCGGTACCAGCGCAGGCCGTGGTCAGCCGCCTGGTGGTGCGCGCGGACTGGTGGTTCACCACGCCTTGCATCTTTATCCAGCCCATCACCGGCATTGCCATGGCCCATATGGCGGGCTGGCCACTCACCACGCCCTGGCTGGCGCTGTCGCTGGGGCTGTATGTGCTGGCCGGAATCTGCTGGCTGCCTGTGGTGTGGCTACAGATTCGCATGGCCGCCATCGCAGCGGCTGCCCATACCCAAAATCAACCCCTGCCGCGCCTGTATCAGCATTACCAGTTGCGCTGGGAGGCGCTGGGCTACCCGGCGTTTATTGCCATGGCGGGGACTTATTACTTGATGGTGAATAAGCCGGTGCTGTGGGGGTGA
- a CDS encoding Lrp/AsnC ligand binding domain-containing protein — MNEILEVDLDRIDRKILAILQTDGRISNLRLADQVALSPTAVQARVTRLTRDGYILGYEARLNPRKLGVGMTVFVEVLLDRTTPHVFDEFKAAVLAYPAIMECHMVAGGFDYLLKTRMADMSAYREFAGRVLWQLPGVRETRTYAVMEEVKDDARLPL; from the coding sequence ATGAATGAGATTCTGGAAGTGGATTTGGACAGAATTGACCGCAAGATATTGGCAATTCTGCAAACCGATGGCCGCATATCCAATCTGCGCCTGGCCGATCAAGTCGCGCTGTCGCCCACCGCCGTCCAGGCCCGTGTGACGCGGCTCACACGCGATGGCTACATCCTCGGCTACGAAGCGCGGCTCAACCCGCGCAAGCTGGGCGTAGGCATGACGGTTTTTGTCGAGGTGCTGCTGGACCGGACCACCCCCCATGTCTTTGACGAGTTCAAAGCCGCCGTGCTGGCCTACCCGGCCATCATGGAGTGCCATATGGTGGCGGGCGGTTTTGACTACCTGCTCAAGACCCGCATGGCAGACATGAGCGCCTACCGTGAATTTGCAGGGCGCGTGCTGTGGCAGTTGCCGGGCGTGCGCGAGACGCGGACCTATGCGGTGATGGAGGAGGTCAAGGATGATGCGAGGTTGCCGTTATAG
- the putA gene encoding trifunctional transcriptional regulator/proline dehydrogenase/L-glutamate gamma-semialdehyde dehydrogenase, producing MQTNSSVFTPLPSATRPADALRRAITAATRMNEPEAVTQLLPAAILPAAQAAEIAAHAQRLVEQLRAQPASVGRQGLVQGLLQEFSLSSQEGVALMCLAEALLRIPDADTRDALIRDKLRGGDWQAHLGKSPSLFVNAAAWGLVITGKLVDTHSESGLLSALKRLTARGGEPLVRKGVDMAMRLMGEQFVMGETIAQALKRARELQAKGFRYSYDMLGEAALTADDAQRYLQSYVDAIDAIGKASNGSGIYEGPGISIKLSALHPRYSRAQWQRVMDELLPRVLQLCEQAKRYNIGINIDAEEADRLELSLDLLEQLAHAPSLAGWNGLGFVIQAYQKRCPYVIDYLVDLARRSSRHLMVRLVKGAYWDSEIKRAQMDGLADYPVYTRKHHTDVAYIACARKLLAAPDAIYPQFATHNAQTVATIESLASAQPYSAGRYEFQCLHGMGEPLYRNVVEAADSAARRPCRIYAPVGTHETLLAYLVRRLLENGANSSFVHRIADPDWPISDLIAAPADQTLTEGQNGSNSVGLPHPHIALPRALLGAQRQNSDGLDLSDDGTLAALAQTLQSTAPAAAEKQADAITNPANHSEVLCHVPETTPAQLQQALAMADAAQRGWSATPAAQRASTLEAAAQRYQDQMQPLMALLMREAGKTAANAVSEVREAVDFLRYYAAQLRRQDADGLLAAGIGPVVCISPWNFPLAIFTGQIAAALAAGNTVLAKPAEQTPLIAIEAVRLLHQAGIAPEVLQLLPGRGETVGAPLVADARVAGVLFTGSTEVARLLNQQTAKRLRTDGEPVVLVAETGGQNAMIVDSSALVEQAVLDIVSSAFDSAGQRCSALRLLCVQNDCADRVIAMLKGAMQELRCGDPALLATDIGPVIDAEAKAGIEQHIAKLKAQGLKIHQSPLAESLAAQGHFVPPTLIELSDLQSLQREVFGPVLHVLRYQRRELPQLLEPINALGYGLTMGLHTRIDETVQQVAQAAHVGNLYVNRNMVGAVVGVQPFGGEGLSGTGPKAGGPLYLPRLQQAASTPLQLLASVLQQCGPAQTIDTSSAQPLQVLVDWANAQNNAQSNAPVDSIQQLLTQLPTLQAARLLPGPTGERNLYTLTGKPRTLCLAQSKATLLQQLAGALASGSQAIWVNTAISTDLFASLPTELRAHIELLAHGLPLPDIAQNTAMDSALLECDDAQFLQWSQALAQRSGPLVLPVRCHADQPLRLERLWHERALSHNTAAAGGNAALMTLSP from the coding sequence ATGCAGACAAACTCCTCTGTATTCACCCCGCTGCCAAGCGCCACCCGCCCTGCCGACGCACTGCGCCGCGCCATCACGGCCGCCACGCGCATGAACGAGCCCGAGGCGGTCACGCAGCTGCTGCCTGCGGCCATCCTGCCCGCCGCCCAGGCCGCAGAGATCGCAGCCCATGCCCAGCGGCTGGTGGAGCAATTGCGTGCACAGCCTGCCAGCGTGGGCCGTCAGGGGCTGGTGCAAGGCTTGCTGCAGGAGTTTTCGCTGTCGTCGCAAGAAGGCGTGGCCCTGATGTGCTTGGCCGAAGCGCTGCTGCGCATTCCCGATGCCGATACCCGCGACGCGCTGATTCGCGACAAGTTGCGCGGTGGTGACTGGCAGGCGCATCTGGGCAAAAGCCCCTCGCTGTTTGTCAACGCCGCGGCCTGGGGGCTGGTGATTACCGGCAAGCTGGTGGATACGCACAGCGAATCGGGCCTGCTCTCGGCCCTCAAGCGACTGACGGCCAGAGGTGGCGAGCCACTGGTGCGCAAGGGCGTAGACATGGCCATGCGCCTGATGGGCGAGCAGTTTGTGATGGGCGAGACCATTGCCCAAGCCCTCAAACGCGCCCGCGAACTGCAGGCCAAGGGCTTTCGCTATTCCTACGACATGCTGGGCGAAGCGGCGCTTACCGCCGACGATGCACAACGCTATCTGCAGTCGTATGTGGATGCCATTGACGCCATTGGCAAAGCCAGCAACGGCAGCGGCATTTACGAAGGGCCCGGCATTTCCATCAAGCTCAGCGCCCTGCACCCGCGCTACAGCCGTGCGCAGTGGCAGCGCGTGATGGATGAGCTGCTGCCCCGCGTGCTGCAACTGTGCGAGCAGGCGAAACGCTACAACATCGGCATCAATATCGACGCCGAGGAAGCGGACCGGCTGGAGCTGTCGCTGGACCTGCTGGAGCAGTTGGCCCATGCGCCCAGTCTGGCCGGCTGGAACGGGCTGGGTTTTGTGATTCAGGCCTATCAAAAGCGCTGCCCCTACGTGATCGACTATCTGGTCGATCTGGCCCGGCGCAGCAGCCGCCACCTGATGGTGCGACTGGTCAAAGGCGCGTACTGGGACAGCGAAATCAAGCGTGCCCAGATGGATGGCCTGGCCGACTACCCGGTGTACACCCGCAAGCACCACACAGACGTTGCCTATATCGCCTGCGCCCGCAAGCTGCTGGCCGCGCCAGACGCGATTTACCCGCAATTTGCCACGCACAACGCCCAGACCGTGGCCACCATTGAATCACTCGCCAGCGCACAACCATACAGCGCGGGCCGCTATGAATTTCAATGTCTGCACGGCATGGGCGAGCCGCTGTACCGCAACGTGGTTGAAGCAGCAGACAGCGCCGCACGCCGCCCCTGCCGTATCTATGCGCCTGTGGGCACGCATGAAACGCTGCTGGCCTATCTGGTGCGCCGTTTGCTGGAAAACGGGGCCAACAGCTCTTTTGTGCATCGCATTGCCGACCCCGACTGGCCCATCTCAGATTTGATAGCAGCCCCCGCAGATCAAACCTTGACTGAAGGCCAAAATGGCTCTAACTCTGTCGGCCTGCCCCACCCACACATCGCCCTGCCCCGTGCGCTGCTGGGCGCACAGCGCCAGAACTCTGACGGACTGGATTTGAGCGACGACGGCACGCTGGCCGCCCTGGCCCAGACGCTGCAATCGACAGCGCCTGCCGCCGCAGAAAAGCAAGCCGACGCCATCACCAACCCCGCCAACCACAGCGAGGTGCTGTGCCATGTGCCAGAGACCACGCCCGCACAGCTGCAGCAGGCGCTGGCAATGGCCGATGCAGCCCAGCGCGGCTGGAGTGCCACACCCGCCGCGCAGCGTGCCAGCACACTGGAGGCTGCTGCCCAGCGGTACCAGGACCAGATGCAGCCGCTGATGGCGCTGCTGATGCGCGAGGCGGGCAAAACCGCGGCCAATGCGGTATCCGAAGTGCGCGAAGCCGTTGATTTTTTGCGCTACTACGCCGCGCAATTGCGCAGACAGGATGCCGATGGCTTGCTGGCTGCGGGCATTGGCCCGGTGGTCTGCATCAGCCCCTGGAATTTTCCGCTGGCCATCTTCACCGGCCAGATTGCCGCTGCGCTGGCTGCGGGCAATACGGTGCTGGCCAAGCCTGCCGAGCAAACACCGCTGATCGCCATCGAGGCCGTGCGCCTGCTGCATCAGGCAGGCATTGCGCCCGAAGTGCTGCAACTGCTGCCCGGTCGTGGCGAGACCGTAGGCGCACCGCTGGTAGCCGATGCGCGGGTGGCGGGCGTGCTGTTTACCGGCTCCACCGAAGTGGCGCGTCTTTTGAATCAGCAGACCGCCAAGCGCCTGCGCACCGATGGCGAGCCCGTGGTGCTGGTGGCCGAAACTGGTGGCCAGAACGCAATGATCGTGGACTCATCCGCGCTGGTAGAACAAGCCGTGCTGGACATTGTTTCCTCCGCCTTTGACAGCGCGGGCCAGCGCTGCTCGGCCCTGCGTCTACTGTGTGTGCAAAACGACTGCGCCGACCGCGTCATCGCCATGCTCAAAGGCGCCATGCAAGAGCTGCGCTGTGGCGACCCCGCCCTGCTGGCCACCGATATTGGCCCGGTCATTGATGCCGAAGCCAAGGCAGGCATTGAGCAGCACATCGCCAAACTCAAAGCACAGGGCCTGAAAATTCACCAATCGCCGCTGGCTGAAAGCCTTGCCGCACAAGGCCACTTTGTGCCGCCCACGCTGATTGAACTGAGCGATCTGCAAAGCCTGCAGCGCGAAGTCTTTGGCCCGGTACTGCATGTGTTGCGCTACCAGCGCCGCGAGCTGCCGCAACTGCTGGAGCCCATCAACGCGCTGGGCTATGGCCTGACCATGGGCTTGCACACCCGCATTGATGAAACCGTGCAACAGGTCGCGCAGGCCGCGCATGTGGGCAATCTGTATGTGAACCGCAATATGGTGGGTGCCGTGGTGGGCGTGCAGCCTTTTGGTGGCGAAGGCCTGTCTGGCACCGGGCCCAAGGCGGGCGGGCCGCTGTATCTGCCGCGCCTGCAGCAAGCAGCCAGCACGCCATTACAGTTGCTGGCCAGCGTGCTGCAGCAATGCGGGCCCGCGCAGACCATCGACACAAGCTCTGCCCAACCCTTGCAGGTTTTGGTGGACTGGGCCAACGCCCAGAACAATGCCCAGAGCAATGCACCGGTTGACTCCATCCAGCAATTGCTGACCCAGCTCCCCACTCTGCAAGCCGCACGCCTGTTGCCCGGCCCCACGGGCGAGCGCAACCTCTACACCCTGACCGGCAAGCCCCGCACGCTGTGCCTGGCGCAAAGCAAAGCCACGCTGCTGCAGCAGCTGGCTGGCGCACTGGCCAGCGGCTCTCAGGCCATCTGGGTCAACACCGCCATCAGCACCGACCTGTTTGCCAGCCTGCCGACCGAGCTGCGTGCACATATCGAACTGCTTGCGCATGGACTGCCGCTGCCTGATATCGCCCAGAACACCGCCATGGACAGCGCCTTGCTAGAGTGTGATGACGCGCAGTTTCTGCAATGGTCTCAGGCCTTGGCCCAGCGCAGCGGCCCGCTGGTGCTGCCCGTGCGCTGCCATGCCGATCAGCCCCTGCGGCTGGAGCGGCTGTGGCATGAACGTGCGCTGTCGCACAACACGGCGGCTGCGGGGGGCAACGCGGCACTTATGACTCTCTCCCCCTGA
- a CDS encoding TOBE domain-containing protein has protein sequence MSIQAINVRNQFKGKVKEIIRGDVVSEVDVETPWGIVTSVITTRSVNDLGLDVGSEVVALVKSTEVSIAKL, from the coding sequence ATGTCGATTCAGGCCATCAATGTGCGCAACCAGTTCAAGGGCAAGGTCAAGGAAATCATCCGTGGTGATGTGGTGTCGGAAGTGGATGTGGAAACGCCCTGGGGCATCGTCACCTCGGTCATCACCACGCGCTCGGTCAATGATCTGGGCCTGGATGTAGGCTCGGAAGTTGTGGCGCTGGTCAAATCCACCGAGGTGTCCATCGCCAAGCTGTAA
- a CDS encoding ABC transporter permease subunit yields the protein MSTSTFSSAGPALAAQRPPQTEARSPATEAVPAVADIPAVAPFRNHRPSPRRWWALLSVAAWLALWWLATEQRWVPPLFLPPPEAVVKAFAQAWRGDIQGGDALWVHAQWSSLRVLGAFTLAVITAVPVGIAMGVNRWAQVVLDPVLEFYRPLPPLAYLPLVVIWLGIDEASKWLLIYLACFAPMALAARAGTRNASAEQINALRSLGATRWQLLRHAIVPAALPDILVGLRIAMGFAWTTLVAAEMVAATQGLGQMVLNASNFLRTDVVVMGIFVIGAIALLLDGLLRRLEQWLLPWHGR from the coding sequence ATGAGTACAAGCACTTTTTCCTCCGCAGGCCCGGCTCTGGCGGCTCAGCGACCGCCGCAAACCGAGGCCCGGTCGCCAGCCACAGAAGCGGTGCCTGCCGTCGCCGATATTCCGGCGGTCGCGCCGTTTCGCAATCACCGGCCCAGCCCGCGCCGCTGGTGGGCGCTGCTCAGCGTGGCCGCCTGGCTGGCGCTGTGGTGGCTGGCGACCGAGCAGCGCTGGGTGCCGCCGCTGTTCCTGCCGCCGCCAGAGGCCGTCGTCAAAGCCTTTGCCCAGGCCTGGCGCGGTGATATTCAGGGCGGCGACGCGCTGTGGGTGCATGCGCAGTGGAGCAGTCTGCGCGTGCTGGGCGCCTTCACACTGGCCGTCATCACCGCCGTGCCCGTGGGCATTGCCATGGGCGTGAACCGCTGGGCGCAGGTGGTGCTGGATCCGGTGCTGGAGTTCTACCGCCCGCTGCCGCCGCTGGCCTATCTGCCGCTGGTGGTGATCTGGTTGGGCATTGACGAGGCCTCGAAATGGCTGCTGATTTACCTGGCCTGCTTTGCCCCCATGGCCTTGGCCGCACGTGCAGGCACGCGCAACGCCAGCGCCGAGCAGATCAACGCGCTGCGCTCTCTGGGCGCCACGCGCTGGCAGTTATTGCGCCACGCCATTGTTCCGGCGGCCTTGCCCGACATTCTGGTGGGCCTGCGCATTGCCATGGGCTTTGCCTGGACCACGCTGGTGGCCGCCGAAATGGTGGCCGCCACGCAGGGGCTGGGGCAGATGGTGCTCAACGCCTCGAACTTTTTGCGCACCGATGTGGTGGTGATGGGCATTTTTGTCATCGGGGCCATTGCGCTGCTGCTGGACGGCTTGCTGCGCAGGCTGGAGCAATGGTTGCTGCCCTGGCATGGTCGTTAA
- a CDS encoding taurine ABC transporter ATP-binding protein, with protein MQGLAVQGLSVRYEGAAAGDVQALALHQLDLNIEPGEFVVAVGASGCGKTTLLNCIAGFTAPSAGRIAWCGQAVVDAGADRGVVFQKHALLPWLNVIDNVALGLRLQGVGREERHRIALQQLAHVGLAQRARDYPWQLSGGMQQRVGIARALAGSADLLLMDEPLGALDVFTREALQELILKLWAEARATRRTVFFITHDVEEALFLATRIIVMAPRPGRITESLNVDFGRRYLTGESARSVKSLPEFISMREHLMAAIAQASDVELAPV; from the coding sequence GTGCAGGGTCTGGCTGTACAAGGCTTGTCGGTGCGCTATGAAGGTGCAGCGGCGGGTGATGTGCAGGCCCTGGCCCTGCATCAGCTGGATCTGAATATCGAGCCCGGCGAATTTGTGGTGGCCGTGGGCGCATCGGGCTGCGGCAAGACCACGCTGCTCAACTGCATCGCGGGCTTTACCGCTCCGTCCGCGGGCCGCATTGCCTGGTGCGGTCAGGCTGTGGTGGATGCAGGGGCTGACCGGGGTGTGGTGTTTCAAAAGCATGCGCTGCTGCCCTGGCTCAATGTGATTGACAACGTGGCGCTGGGCCTGCGTCTGCAGGGCGTGGGGCGTGAGGAACGCCACCGCATTGCGCTGCAGCAGCTGGCCCATGTGGGGCTGGCGCAGCGTGCGCGCGACTATCCCTGGCAACTGTCGGGCGGCATGCAGCAGCGCGTGGGCATTGCGCGGGCGCTGGCGGGCAGCGCCGATCTGCTGCTGATGGATGAGCCACTGGGCGCGCTGGATGTTTTCACGCGCGAGGCTTTGCAAGAGCTGATCCTGAAGCTGTGGGCCGAGGCGCGTGCCACGCGCCGCACCGTGTTTTTCATCACCCACGATGTGGAGGAAGCGCTGTTTCTGGCCACGCGCATCATCGTGATGGCACCGCGCCCGGGCCGCATTACCGAAAGTCTGAACGTGGATTTTGGCCGTCGCTATCTGACGGGGGAAAGCGCCAGATCAGTGAAGTCTCTGCCCGAATTTATTTCCATGCGGGAGCACCTGATGGCCGCCATTGCGCAGGCATCAGACGTCGAACTAGCACCAGTTTGA
- the tauA gene encoding taurine ABC transporter substrate-binding protein — protein MSQKNRRLFSLLLIASALGAVALPAQSQTREVVIGYQDMVLPWRFAQETQAVEKATGYKISYRKLASGAEVTRALASGAIQIGEAGSSPFAAALSQGVPIQIFWVADNIHNAEALVARNGSNARTLADLKGKKIGIPYVSTSHFHALVALQAAGVNPKDVKILNLRPPEILAAWERGDIDAAFVWDPVLAKIRQSGQVLTTSGQIAAQTGKATFDALAVRTDFAKANDEFLAQFVKVLAEADQRYTAKPSAWTPDSPEVKAVAKWSGAEAASVPDSLKLYAFIPPAEQASSQWLGGGKSSVVAKSLAATAQFLQTQGSVQQLLPDYSVGVNDSWVRRAAQ, from the coding sequence ATGTCACAAAAAAACCGTCGTCTTTTTTCTCTGCTCCTGATCGCCTCTGCACTGGGTGCGGTGGCATTGCCCGCGCAATCTCAAACGCGTGAAGTGGTGATTGGCTACCAGGACATGGTGTTGCCTTGGCGCTTTGCGCAGGAAACCCAGGCCGTGGAAAAAGCCACGGGCTACAAGATCAGCTACCGCAAACTGGCCAGCGGTGCCGAGGTCACGCGGGCGCTGGCCAGCGGTGCCATTCAGATTGGCGAAGCTGGCTCTTCGCCGTTTGCCGCCGCGCTGTCGCAGGGCGTGCCCATTCAGATTTTCTGGGTGGCAGACAACATCCACAACGCCGAGGCACTGGTGGCCCGCAATGGCAGCAATGCCAGGACGCTGGCTGATCTCAAGGGCAAGAAGATCGGTATTCCTTATGTCTCCACCAGCCACTTCCACGCGCTGGTGGCGCTGCAGGCTGCGGGCGTGAACCCCAAGGATGTGAAGATTCTCAATCTGCGCCCGCCAGAGATTCTGGCGGCCTGGGAGCGCGGCGATATTGATGCCGCTTTTGTGTGGGACCCGGTGCTGGCCAAGATCAGGCAAAGCGGCCAGGTGCTGACCACCTCGGGCCAGATTGCCGCGCAGACGGGAAAGGCCACGTTTGATGCGCTGGCTGTGCGCACGGATTTTGCCAAGGCCAATGACGAGTTCCTGGCCCAATTCGTCAAGGTACTGGCCGAGGCCGATCAGCGCTACACCGCCAAGCCATCGGCATGGACACCAGATTCGCCCGAGGTCAAAGCCGTGGCCAAGTGGTCGGGTGCTGAAGCCGCCAGCGTGCCGGACAGCCTCAAGCTTTACGCCTTTATTCCGCCTGCAGAGCAGGCCAGCAGCCAGTGGCTGGGTGGCGGCAAGAGCTCGGTCGTGGCCAAATCACTGGCCGCCACCGCGCAGTTTTTGCAGACCCAGGGCTCGGTGCAGCAGTTGCTGCCTGACTACTCGGTAGGCGTGAACGACAGCTGGGTGCGCCGTGCAGCGCAGTGA
- the tauD gene encoding taurine dioxygenase, with protein sequence MDIQPLGPALGATITGVDLTQPLRTDLRDALHAALLKHQVLFFENQPVTPQQQRDLAAQFGSLHIHPVYRNIPEVPEIIVLDTDDNNPPDNDNWHTDITFTEAPAQAALLSARLLPPSGGDTLWASNTAAFNALSAPWQKLLSGLHAEHDFVKSFPAWRFARTPEERVQWEAAKAKHPPLLHPVIRTHPETGQQGLFVNEGFTTRIAELSTTESDAVLRQLFAHVSKPEFTVRWRWKVGDLAFWDNRCTQHYACANYLPHRRVMHRATVLGDRPFYRGD encoded by the coding sequence ATGGATATCCAGCCTCTGGGCCCCGCCTTGGGCGCCACCATTACCGGCGTTGACCTTACCCAGCCTTTGCGCACCGACCTGCGCGACGCACTGCATGCCGCGCTGCTGAAGCACCAGGTGCTGTTCTTTGAAAACCAGCCCGTCACGCCACAGCAGCAGCGCGATCTGGCTGCGCAGTTCGGTTCGCTGCACATTCACCCCGTGTACCGCAACATCCCCGAAGTGCCCGAAATCATCGTGCTGGACACCGATGACAACAACCCGCCCGACAACGACAACTGGCACACCGACATCACCTTTACCGAAGCGCCCGCACAGGCCGCCCTGCTCTCGGCCCGGCTGCTGCCGCCCAGCGGCGGAGACACCCTGTGGGCCAGCAACACCGCTGCATTCAACGCCCTGTCCGCACCATGGCAAAAGCTGCTGTCCGGCCTGCATGCCGAGCATGATTTTGTGAAGTCCTTCCCCGCCTGGCGCTTTGCCCGCACGCCCGAAGAACGCGTGCAATGGGAGGCCGCCAAGGCCAAGCACCCGCCGCTGCTGCACCCCGTCATTCGTACCCACCCCGAAACCGGCCAGCAGGGCCTGTTTGTCAACGAAGGCTTCACCACCCGCATTGCAGAACTCAGCACCACCGAAAGCGACGCCGTGCTGCGCCAGTTGTTTGCCCATGTGAGCAAGCCCGAGTTCACCGTGCGCTGGCGCTGGAAGGTGGGCGACCTCGCTTTCTGGGACAACCGCTGCACCCAGCACTACGCCTGCGCCAATTACCTGCCACACCGCCGCGTGATGCACCGCGCAACCGTGCTGGGGGACAGGCCTTTTTATCGGGGGGATTGA